In a genomic window of Bordetella petrii:
- a CDS encoding VTT domain-containing protein, whose translation MHDIQTLLALYGGWLVFLNVLVEQAGLPVPAYPMLIAAGALAGGTGGWLLVCLVAALACVLADTAWYVAGRRYGGRLLELVCKVSLSQDSCIRQTQKLYLRVGVRSLLVCKFMPGAGALSTAMAGLTGTPYRRFLAYDLAGSLIWVSSALLLGALFRDVVGDVLALLNTYGPLGLALLAFVLLVYVLTRGLRRWVLVRRLRRIPRLHPEELLRWQAAGRAPIVLDVRPGIDATLPRIPGAIAVDLAAPLTDLPLAGQAGEIVVYCACPNEISAARLAARLRAAGYSGIWALQGGYDAWARMAHETPDLSVPK comes from the coding sequence ATGCATGACATCCAGACCCTGCTGGCGCTCTATGGCGGGTGGCTCGTTTTCCTGAATGTGCTGGTCGAGCAAGCCGGACTGCCCGTACCCGCCTACCCGATGCTGATCGCCGCGGGCGCACTGGCCGGCGGCACGGGCGGCTGGCTGCTCGTCTGCCTGGTGGCGGCGCTGGCCTGTGTGCTGGCCGACACCGCCTGGTACGTGGCCGGCCGCCGCTACGGCGGGCGGCTGCTGGAGCTCGTGTGCAAGGTTTCGCTGTCGCAGGACTCCTGCATCCGCCAGACGCAGAAACTGTATCTGCGTGTGGGCGTGCGCTCGCTGCTGGTGTGCAAGTTCATGCCGGGCGCGGGCGCGCTGTCCACCGCCATGGCCGGCCTTACCGGCACGCCGTACCGCCGCTTCCTGGCTTACGACCTGGCCGGTTCGCTGATCTGGGTCAGTTCAGCGCTGCTGTTGGGCGCGCTGTTCCGCGACGTCGTGGGCGACGTGCTGGCCCTGCTGAACACCTACGGCCCGCTCGGCCTGGCGTTGCTCGCATTCGTGCTGCTGGTCTATGTGCTGACGCGCGGGCTGCGGCGCTGGGTACTGGTGCGCCGCCTGCGCCGCATTCCGCGCCTGCATCCCGAAGAACTGCTGCGCTGGCAGGCAGCGGGGCGCGCGCCCATCGTGCTGGATGTGCGGCCCGGCATCGACGCCACGCTGCCGCGCATTCCCGGCGCGATCGCCGTCGACCTGGCCGCGCCGCTGACCGACCTGCCGCTGGCCGGGCAAGCGGGCGAAATCGTGGTCTATTGCGCCTGCCCCAACGAGATCTCGGCCGCGCGCCTGGCAGCCCGCCTGCGTGCGGCAGGGTATTCCGGCATCTGGGCGCTGCAGGGGGGATACGACGCCTGGGCGCGGATGGCGCACGAAACGCCCGACCTTTCCGTACCGAAGTAA
- a CDS encoding NADPH:quinone oxidoreductase family protein, which produces MRALLCERHGPVQDVTLRDIDDAPAPGPHEVTIGIDHASVSHATRLLIEGSYQSRPPLPFVPGTEAVGRVLARGSAVTRLAVGDRVVAVSRWGCYAQRLTLPEYTVYPLPDGVEPLAALPVPISYGTAYTALLWRAALQPGDTVLVLGAGSGVGLAAVEIAALLGATVIACASTAAKRQAALDAGAAHALAADDDLAAQVKSRTGGLGADIVFDAVGGAAFERSVRAAAANARMLSIGFASGQVPAVPLNLLLVKNIALHGFFYGRYLGWTPADERIAHAPALQRAMRTLLDWTRDGRIRPAVTAVYPAADLAAALAALETRRVIGKVALKIE; this is translated from the coding sequence ATGCGCGCCCTGCTCTGCGAACGCCACGGGCCCGTGCAGGATGTGACGCTGCGCGACATCGACGATGCTCCCGCACCCGGTCCGCACGAAGTCACCATCGGCATCGACCATGCCAGCGTCAGCCACGCCACCCGCCTGCTGATCGAAGGCAGCTACCAGAGCCGGCCTCCCTTGCCGTTCGTGCCGGGCACCGAGGCCGTCGGCCGCGTGCTCGCCCGCGGTTCGGCGGTCACGCGGTTGGCAGTCGGAGACCGCGTGGTCGCCGTATCGCGCTGGGGTTGCTACGCCCAGCGCCTGACCCTGCCCGAATACACCGTATATCCGTTGCCGGACGGCGTGGAGCCGCTGGCGGCGCTGCCCGTGCCTATTTCTTACGGCACGGCCTACACCGCGCTGCTGTGGCGCGCCGCGCTACAGCCCGGCGACACGGTGCTGGTGCTGGGCGCGGGCTCGGGGGTGGGGTTGGCCGCGGTGGAAATCGCCGCCCTGCTGGGCGCCACCGTGATCGCCTGCGCCAGTACGGCCGCCAAGCGCCAGGCCGCGCTCGATGCCGGCGCCGCCCACGCGCTGGCGGCCGACGACGACCTGGCTGCGCAGGTCAAGTCGCGCACCGGCGGACTGGGCGCCGACATCGTCTTCGACGCCGTGGGCGGCGCGGCGTTCGAGCGCAGCGTGCGCGCGGCCGCCGCCAACGCCCGCATGCTGTCCATCGGCTTCGCCAGCGGCCAGGTTCCCGCCGTGCCGCTGAACCTGCTGCTGGTCAAGAACATCGCCTTGCATGGCTTTTTCTACGGCCGCTACCTGGGCTGGACCCCGGCCGACGAACGCATCGCGCACGCGCCAGCGTTGCAACGCGCCATGCGCACCTTGCTGGACTGGACCCGCGACGGGCGGATCCGGCCTGCTGTCACGGCGGTGTATCCGGCCGCCGATCTCGCCGCCGCCCTGGCCGCGCTGGAAACCCGGCGCGTCATCGGCAAGGTGGCGCTCAAAATAGAATAG
- a CDS encoding MFS transporter: protein MSNAAASLNDPATELSRREQRGNIARLTIAQALAGANSVVVYATGAIIGDMLAPNKTLATLPISIFVVGMAACILPMGAIARRYGRRTAFLAGTVCGVLVGLLAAAAVVMGSFWLFCLATFFGGAYAAVVLSFRFAAADGVAPSLRARALSFVMGGGVVAGIVGPTLVTYTMYLWSPHLFAATFLVQALVAAISAAVLAGVRLPTLTAAQVAGGRPIGVIARQPLFITAVICGAVSYMLMNFLMTAAPLAMHLCGHSQESANLGLQWHVIAMYAPSFFTGRLITRFGAGKIVSAGLLLTGISATVGLTGIDVAHFWLTLILLGLGWNFGFVGASALVLECHRPEEKTRVQSLNDFIVFGTMAVGSFASGSLLAAYDWNTVLWVSFAPLALAVVALVVAARYRNAAASR, encoded by the coding sequence TTGTCGAACGCCGCAGCATCCTTGAACGACCCAGCAACAGAACTGTCGCGGCGCGAACAGCGCGGCAACATCGCCCGCCTCACCATCGCCCAGGCACTGGCCGGCGCGAACTCGGTGGTGGTCTACGCCACCGGGGCCATCATCGGCGACATGCTCGCCCCGAATAAAACCCTTGCCACCCTGCCCATTTCGATCTTCGTGGTCGGCATGGCGGCGTGCATCCTGCCCATGGGCGCCATCGCCCGCCGCTACGGCCGGCGCACGGCGTTCCTGGCGGGCACCGTATGCGGCGTGCTGGTGGGGCTGCTGGCGGCCGCGGCGGTGGTCATGGGTTCGTTCTGGCTGTTCTGCCTGGCCACCTTCTTCGGCGGCGCCTACGCGGCCGTGGTGCTGTCGTTCCGCTTCGCCGCGGCCGACGGCGTGGCGCCTTCGCTGCGCGCCCGCGCCCTGTCATTCGTGATGGGCGGCGGCGTAGTCGCGGGCATTGTGGGGCCCACGCTCGTGACCTACACCATGTACCTCTGGTCGCCGCACCTGTTCGCCGCCACGTTTCTCGTGCAGGCCCTGGTCGCGGCAATATCCGCGGCCGTGCTGGCGGGCGTGCGGCTGCCCACGCTCACCGCCGCCCAGGTGGCCGGAGGCCGGCCTATCGGCGTCATCGCCCGGCAGCCGCTGTTCATCACCGCCGTCATCTGCGGGGCGGTGTCGTACATGCTGATGAACTTCCTGATGACCGCGGCCCCGCTGGCCATGCATTTGTGCGGCCATTCCCAGGAAAGCGCCAACCTGGGCCTGCAGTGGCACGTCATCGCCATGTATGCCCCCAGCTTCTTCACCGGGCGGCTCATCACCCGCTTTGGCGCCGGAAAAATCGTTTCCGCCGGCCTGCTGCTTACCGGCATATCGGCAACGGTGGGCCTTACAGGCATCGACGTGGCGCATTTCTGGCTCACGCTCATCCTGCTGGGCCTGGGCTGGAATTTCGGTTTCGTGGGCGCCTCGGCGCTCGTGCTGGAATGCCACCGGCCCGAAGAAAAAACCCGCGTGCAGTCGCTGAACGACTTCATCGTCTTCGGCACGATGGCGGTGGGATCTTTCGCGTCCGGCAGCCTGCTGGCGGCGTACGACTGGAACA
- a CDS encoding GNAT family N-acetyltransferase: MPSTTPRFRQAIPSDTDRCYQIEISAYEGDEAATREKIALRIAQYPEGFLVMELDGQVAGFINSGCAREVVMSDEAFKELVGHDASAPNVVIMSVVLDPAFQGKGYSTLLMREFVQRMRGMGKTSIHLMCKQRHIELYRRLGYRYVRPSASDHGGMSWHEMTMEV; this comes from the coding sequence ATGCCTTCAACCACGCCCCGCTTCAGGCAAGCCATCCCCTCCGACACCGACCGCTGCTACCAGATCGAAATCTCGGCCTACGAAGGCGACGAGGCGGCAACGCGCGAGAAAATCGCCCTGCGGATCGCCCAATACCCCGAAGGGTTCCTGGTCATGGAACTAGACGGACAGGTGGCGGGTTTCATCAACAGCGGCTGCGCGCGCGAAGTCGTCATGTCGGACGAAGCCTTCAAGGAACTCGTTGGCCACGATGCCAGCGCGCCGAATGTCGTAATCATGTCGGTAGTGCTGGACCCGGCGTTCCAGGGCAAAGGGTATTCCACCCTGCTGATGCGCGAGTTCGTGCAACGCATGCGCGGCATGGGCAAGACCTCCATCCACCTGATGTGCAAACAGCGCCACATCGAGCTGTACCGGCGCCTGGGCTATCGCTATGTCCGGCCTTCCGCGTCGGATCACGGTGGAATGTCGTGGCATGAAATGACCATGGAGGTGTAA
- a CDS encoding glucose 1-dehydrogenase, whose translation MRHVADLSGRVAVVTGANSGIGRGVALELAAAGARVVVNHRPEEDSRRRAAEVVDAIAQAGGAAVAAAADISREDDVEQLFRVARDHFQGVDILVNNAGIEQPAAIQDMTLAQWQRVIDVNLTGQFLCSRAAVRAFLGRQPKPPPDAAAGKIIFISSVHEVIPWAFQANYAASKGGVSLLMQSLAQELAPMKIRVNSVAPGAIRTPINAPAWNTPESLAALLKLIPYGRIGEPEDVARAVAWLASDDSDYVTGSTLFVDGGMTLYPAFRGAG comes from the coding sequence GTGCGGCATGTGGCAGATTTGTCAGGGCGAGTGGCGGTGGTTACGGGGGCCAATTCGGGTATCGGGCGCGGCGTCGCGCTGGAGCTGGCGGCGGCGGGCGCCCGGGTAGTGGTGAACCATCGCCCGGAAGAAGATTCCAGGCGGCGCGCGGCCGAAGTGGTGGACGCCATCGCGCAGGCCGGCGGAGCCGCGGTTGCCGCGGCTGCCGACATCAGCCGCGAAGACGACGTGGAGCAGCTGTTTCGCGTCGCCCGGGACCACTTTCAGGGCGTGGATATCCTGGTCAACAACGCCGGCATCGAACAGCCGGCCGCCATCCAGGACATGACGCTGGCGCAGTGGCAGCGGGTCATCGACGTGAACCTGACCGGGCAATTCCTGTGTTCGCGGGCCGCGGTGCGCGCGTTTCTCGGCCGCCAGCCCAAGCCGCCGCCGGACGCGGCGGCGGGCAAAATCATCTTCATCAGTTCGGTGCATGAGGTTATTCCCTGGGCATTCCAGGCCAATTACGCCGCGTCGAAAGGCGGCGTGTCGTTGTTGATGCAGTCATTGGCTCAAGAGCTGGCGCCGATGAAGATCCGCGTCAATTCGGTGGCGCCCGGGGCGATACGCACACCCATCAATGCGCCGGCCTGGAACACCCCGGAAAGCCTGGCGGCGCTGCTCAAGCTGATTCCGTATGGGCGCATCGGCGAACCCGAAGACGTGGCGCGCGCCGTGGCCTGGCTGGCCAGCGACGATTCTGACTACGTCACGGGCTCGACCTTGTTCGTCGACGGCGGAATGACGCTGTATCCGGCATTCCGCGGCGCGGGCTGA
- a CDS encoding Bug family tripartite tricarboxylate transporter substrate binding protein, whose amino-acid sequence MQVLKKIMAAAMLASCAAAAGASGLGAAPITFISPFPPGGGTDTLTRMMATAIGQDTGWNIVVENKPGAGGNLALDATARAKPDGRTLVMAQTDNIVLNPWLYKKLSYDTFKDFKPVGLVASSPSVFVVLPDSPFKTVDDVVQAAKSKPGQVSLGIPGIGGSGDLIGHLWRKAAGMELMHVPYRGWSQAFPDLMSGRIDIYTGSVASLLPQIRSGKVRALAVVADARAPALPDVPTFVESGFKTINQTIWWGLMAPGQTPDDVVATLNAAVNHALGRPELAQKLQQAGYSVMKGSPQDLNRRHRIDHDVFGKVVQEAGIPRQ is encoded by the coding sequence ATGCAAGTGTTGAAGAAAATAATGGCGGCCGCCATGCTGGCGTCGTGCGCGGCAGCCGCCGGGGCGTCCGGCCTGGGCGCGGCGCCCATCACCTTCATTTCGCCGTTCCCGCCCGGCGGCGGCACCGATACGCTGACGCGCATGATGGCCACCGCCATCGGCCAGGACACGGGCTGGAATATCGTGGTCGAGAACAAGCCCGGGGCCGGCGGCAACCTGGCGCTGGACGCTACTGCGCGGGCCAAGCCCGACGGCCGCACGCTGGTCATGGCGCAGACCGACAACATTGTGCTCAACCCCTGGCTGTACAAGAAGTTGAGCTATGACACGTTCAAGGATTTCAAGCCAGTGGGGCTGGTGGCGTCTTCGCCCAGCGTGTTCGTGGTGCTGCCGGATTCGCCCTTCAAGACAGTGGACGACGTCGTGCAGGCGGCAAAGTCCAAGCCCGGGCAGGTGTCGCTGGGCATTCCCGGCATCGGCGGCAGCGGCGATCTCATCGGCCACCTGTGGCGCAAGGCCGCCGGCATGGAGTTGATGCACGTGCCGTATCGCGGCTGGTCGCAGGCGTTTCCAGACCTGATGAGCGGGCGCATCGATATTTACACCGGCTCGGTGGCCTCGCTGTTGCCGCAGATCCGCAGCGGCAAGGTGCGCGCTCTGGCGGTGGTGGCCGACGCGCGCGCGCCGGCCTTGCCCGATGTGCCTACGTTTGTGGAAAGCGGCTTCAAGACGATCAACCAGACCATCTGGTGGGGCTTGATGGCGCCCGGGCAGACGCCGGATGACGTCGTCGCCACGTTGAACGCCGCCGTGAACCACGCCCTGGGCCGGCCCGAACTGGCGCAGAAGCTGCAGCAGGCCGGCTACAGCGTCATGAAGGGATCGCCGCAAGACCTGAACAGGCGCCACCGCATCGATCACGACGTATTCGGCAAGGTCGTGCAGGAAGCCGGCATTCCCCGGCAGTAA
- a CDS encoding NAD(P)-dependent oxidoreductase: MKIALLGCGEVGHCYAQAWLAAGFSVPAICELRQDPDMQARARAHGAALHAAPGPWLAEADLVVSAVYGHAALAVAEQAIPHMWGDALYADFTTAGAADMRAAAAVASRHGVPFADVAIMGAIALLGARTPLLCAGTAAPAIVEFAQGCGIPAQAIAGQAGDAVQLKLLRSILTKGMESLAVECLVAAEQLGLREALYGVLGDMDRTPLTTFLDSFVCSHVLHAPRRLAEVREAREQLALAGLQPLVLDGVERLFARTTQGIEAERAAHGGAPLDVPDTVQARLAWLTPLARQD; the protein is encoded by the coding sequence ATGAAGATAGCCCTACTTGGCTGCGGCGAGGTCGGCCATTGCTACGCGCAGGCCTGGCTGGCAGCGGGTTTTAGCGTGCCGGCCATTTGTGAATTGCGCCAGGATCCCGACATGCAGGCGCGGGCGCGCGCCCACGGCGCGGCGTTGCACGCGGCGCCGGGCCCCTGGCTGGCCGAGGCCGACCTGGTGGTGTCCGCGGTATACGGGCATGCGGCCCTGGCCGTGGCGGAGCAGGCCATTCCCCATATGTGGGGCGATGCGCTGTACGCCGATTTCACCACCGCCGGCGCGGCCGACATGCGGGCCGCGGCGGCAGTGGCAAGCCGCCATGGCGTGCCATTCGCGGATGTGGCCATCATGGGCGCCATTGCCTTGCTGGGCGCGCGCACGCCGCTGCTGTGCGCCGGCACCGCCGCGCCGGCCATCGTCGAGTTCGCGCAGGGCTGCGGCATTCCGGCCCAGGCCATCGCCGGGCAGGCAGGCGACGCGGTGCAGCTCAAGCTGCTGCGCAGCATCCTTACCAAGGGCATGGAAAGCCTGGCGGTGGAATGCCTGGTGGCGGCCGAACAGCTGGGCCTGCGCGAGGCGTTGTACGGCGTGCTGGGCGACATGGACCGCACACCGCTGACGACGTTCCTGGACTCGTTCGTGTGTTCGCATGTGCTGCATGCGCCGCGTCGCCTGGCCGAAGTACGCGAGGCGCGTGAGCAACTGGCGCTGGCGGGCCTGCAGCCACTAGTGCTCGATGGGGTCGAGCGCCTGTTCGCGCGCACGACGCAAGGCATCGAGGCAGAGCGCGCCGCACACGGCGGGGCGCCGCTCGATGTGCCCGACACCGTGCAGGCGCGGCTGGCGTGGCTGACGCCGCTGGCCAGGCAAGACTAG
- a CDS encoding Bug family tripartite tricarboxylate transporter substrate binding protein, whose protein sequence is MLALPYLLRRPAAAFAVACLAAAPLAATAAGDFPTRAITMVVPYPPGGPTDTVSRLVAAEMSKTIGQNVVVENKPGASGMIGADLVARADPDGYTFLANASLHVINPYLYKSMRYDAFKDFAPITQLADVPLVLVVPESSSVHTVQDLVKLGKTRPLNFGSAGTASAQQLAGESFKVRSGLAMQHVPYKGSAPALTDLVGGQIQLMFDSMPSAMPFIKSGKLRAVAVTTTRRVDELPDVPTMVEAGYPGFDISTWYGLWAPAGTPPEIVAKLSQHAARALQQPDLVRQYASLGAKPVGSDPQTFARFTETEGKKWRDIVDAAQIQPQ, encoded by the coding sequence ATGCTTGCCTTGCCGTACCTCTTGCGCCGCCCCGCGGCCGCCTTCGCCGTGGCCTGCTTGGCCGCCGCGCCGCTGGCCGCCACCGCCGCGGGCGACTTCCCCACCCGCGCGATCACCATGGTCGTGCCCTACCCTCCCGGCGGCCCCACCGACACCGTGTCGCGCCTGGTGGCCGCCGAAATGTCCAAGACCATCGGGCAGAACGTGGTGGTCGAGAACAAGCCCGGAGCCAGTGGCATGATCGGCGCCGATCTGGTCGCACGCGCCGACCCCGACGGCTACACCTTCCTGGCCAATGCCTCACTGCACGTCATCAACCCATACCTGTACAAGTCGATGCGCTACGACGCATTCAAAGACTTCGCACCCATCACCCAGCTGGCCGACGTGCCGCTGGTGCTGGTGGTGCCCGAAAGCTCCAGCGTGCATACCGTGCAAGACCTGGTGAAGCTGGGCAAGACGCGCCCGCTGAACTTCGGCTCGGCGGGGACGGCGTCGGCTCAGCAACTGGCCGGCGAATCGTTCAAGGTGCGCAGCGGCCTGGCCATGCAGCACGTGCCCTACAAGGGCAGCGCGCCGGCCCTGACCGACCTGGTGGGCGGGCAGATCCAGCTGATGTTCGATTCCATGCCCTCGGCCATGCCGTTCATCAAGTCGGGCAAGCTGCGCGCCGTGGCGGTCACCACCACGCGGCGCGTCGACGAACTGCCCGATGTGCCCACCATGGTCGAAGCGGGCTACCCGGGCTTCGACATCAGCACCTGGTATGGCCTGTGGGCGCCGGCCGGCACGCCGCCCGAGATCGTGGCCAAGCTGTCGCAGCATGCAGCCCGCGCGCTCCAGCAACCGGATCTGGTGCGCCAGTACGCCAGCCTGGGCGCCAAGCCGGTGGGCTCCGATCCGCAGACCTTCGCGCGCTTTACCGAAACCGAAGGCAAGAAGTGGCGCGACATCGTCGACGCCGCGCAGATTCAGCCGCAATAA
- a CDS encoding GntR family transcriptional regulator yields MASARDLVYAELRRRLMSGAFLPGERLREEHIASELAVSRTPVRSAIERLVEDGLVAREGRRGAVAMGWLDRDINEAFDLRLLLEPYAARAAASRASADQIDELEQINEHMLRAVQSGDPDHVAQVQHYNNRFHHALLAAAQSARVRSLVENLLDMPIIIGSFYFYSRDDMLRSVEQHRQIIAALRARDPDFAETAMRFHLSATRRLFRDQRKPAPETRA; encoded by the coding sequence ATGGCTAGCGCGCGTGACCTGGTATACGCGGAACTGCGCCGGCGCCTGATGTCGGGCGCCTTTTTGCCCGGCGAACGGCTGCGCGAAGAACACATCGCCAGCGAGCTGGCCGTCAGCCGCACGCCCGTGCGCAGCGCCATCGAGCGCCTGGTCGAAGACGGCCTGGTGGCGCGCGAGGGGCGGCGCGGCGCGGTGGCCATGGGTTGGCTCGACCGCGACATCAACGAAGCCTTCGACCTGCGCCTGCTGCTCGAACCCTACGCCGCGCGCGCCGCCGCCAGCCGCGCCAGCGCCGACCAGATCGACGAACTCGAACAAATCAACGAACACATGCTGCGCGCGGTGCAATCGGGCGACCCCGACCATGTCGCGCAAGTGCAGCACTACAACAACCGCTTCCACCATGCCCTGCTGGCGGCGGCGCAGTCGGCGCGGGTGCGGTCGCTGGTGGAAAACCTGCTCGACATGCCCATCATCATCGGCTCGTTCTATTTCTACAGCCGCGACGACATGTTGCGCAGCGTCGAACAGCATCGGCAGATCATCGCCGCCCTGCGCGCGCGCGATCCCGACTTCGCCGAGACCGCCATGCGTTTCCATCTGTCGGCCACGCGCCGGCTGTTCCGCGACCAGCGCAAGCCGGCGCCCGAAACCCGCGCCTGA
- a CDS encoding glycoside hydrolase family 15 protein: MSKPIEDYGLIGNMLSAALVARDGSIDWLCLPHFDSPACFAALLGDESHGRWLLAPGQPGAQTTRRYLPDTAVLETRHTTATGAVRVYDFMPLSDSDERADVVRIVRGESGSVEMQMELTLRFNYGQAVPWVRRRDYGLSAIAGPDAVELHTAVPLEGRDMKSVACFTVQEGQTVPFTLSYHRSHRTPHFVPDRMESMDRTIAWWQEWAKRCRWENGSAMRRDAVVRSLITLKLLTFQPTGGIVAAPTTSLPEQLGGSRNWDYRHCWLRDSALTLYALLNAGYREEAEAWRQWLLRAAAGHPSQIQIMYGIAGERWLPEHEIGWLPGYEGSAPVRIGNGAAGQMQLDVYGELVETLHAGRMADLAPLAEAWRMQKVLLKPLEQLWNQPDHGIWEMRGARRAFTHSRLMCWVALDRTIKSCERFGLEGPVECWRKLSETIRRDICTHGYDAHRNTFVQYYGGTALDASLLLIPQVGFLPPGDARVAGTIAAIERDLLRDGLLLRYSTEHSDDGLPGDEGVFLACSFWLADAYIMQGRIDDAERLFEHLLALRNDLGLLAEEYDVVRKRLVGNFPQGFSHIGLVNTAYNLSAAGGPANQRSSSDAPRE; encoded by the coding sequence ATGTCCAAGCCCATTGAAGACTACGGCTTGATCGGCAATATGCTGTCGGCCGCGCTGGTGGCGCGCGACGGCTCGATCGACTGGCTGTGCCTGCCGCACTTCGATTCTCCCGCGTGTTTCGCCGCCCTGCTGGGCGACGAGAGCCATGGCCGCTGGCTGCTGGCGCCAGGGCAGCCGGGTGCGCAGACCACGCGCCGCTACCTGCCCGACACCGCGGTGCTGGAAACGCGCCACACTACCGCTACGGGCGCGGTGCGCGTGTACGACTTCATGCCGCTGAGCGACAGCGACGAGCGCGCCGACGTGGTGCGCATCGTGCGTGGCGAATCGGGCAGCGTCGAGATGCAGATGGAGCTGACGCTGCGCTTCAATTATGGGCAGGCGGTGCCCTGGGTGCGGCGCCGCGATTACGGGTTGAGCGCCATCGCCGGGCCGGACGCGGTCGAACTGCATACGGCCGTGCCGCTGGAAGGGCGCGATATGAAAAGCGTTGCCTGTTTCACGGTGCAAGAAGGCCAGACCGTGCCTTTTACGCTGTCATACCACCGTTCGCACCGCACGCCGCATTTCGTGCCCGACCGCATGGAAAGCATGGACCGCACCATTGCGTGGTGGCAGGAATGGGCCAAGCGCTGCCGCTGGGAAAACGGCTCGGCCATGCGGCGCGATGCCGTGGTGCGGTCGCTGATTACGCTGAAGCTGCTGACGTTCCAGCCCACCGGCGGCATCGTGGCCGCGCCCACGACCTCGTTGCCGGAACAACTGGGCGGCAGCCGCAACTGGGACTACCGGCATTGCTGGCTGCGCGATTCGGCGCTGACGCTGTACGCGCTGTTGAACGCCGGCTACCGCGAAGAGGCCGAGGCCTGGCGGCAGTGGCTGCTGCGCGCGGCGGCCGGCCACCCCAGCCAGATTCAGATCATGTACGGCATCGCCGGAGAACGTTGGCTGCCCGAGCACGAGATCGGCTGGCTGCCGGGGTACGAGGGCAGCGCGCCGGTGCGTATTGGCAACGGGGCGGCAGGGCAAATGCAGCTGGATGTGTACGGCGAGCTGGTCGAGACGCTGCACGCCGGCCGCATGGCGGACCTGGCGCCGCTGGCGGAAGCCTGGCGCATGCAGAAAGTGCTGCTCAAGCCGTTGGAGCAGCTATGGAACCAGCCCGACCATGGCATTTGGGAAATGCGCGGCGCGCGCCGGGCCTTTACGCATTCCAGGCTGATGTGCTGGGTGGCGTTGGACCGCACCATCAAGTCGTGCGAGCGCTTCGGACTGGAGGGGCCGGTGGAGTGCTGGCGCAAACTGAGCGAAACCATCCGCCGCGACATCTGCACGCATGGCTATGACGCCCACCGCAACACGTTCGTGCAGTATTACGGCGGCACGGCGCTGGACGCCAGCCTGCTGCTGATTCCGCAGGTGGGCTTTCTGCCGCCCGGCGACGCGCGCGTGGCGGGCACGATAGCAGCCATCGAGCGGGACTTGCTGCGCGACGGCCTGCTGCTGCGCTACAGCACCGAGCATAGCGACGACGGTTTGCCGGGCGACGAAGGAGTATTCCTGGCCTGCAGTTTCTGGTTGGCCGATGCCTACATCATGCAGGGCCGGATCGACGACGCCGAGCGCTTGTTCGAGCACCTGCTGGCGCTGCGCAACGACCTGGGACTGCTGGCAGAAGAATACGACGTGGTGCGCAAGCGGCTGGTGGGTAATTTTCCGCAAGGGTTCTCGCACATCGGGCTGGTGAACACGGCCTACAACCTGAGCGCGGCGGGCGGCCCGGCGAACCAGCGTTCGTCGAGCGACGCGCCGCGCGAATGA
- a CDS encoding RraA family protein has translation MIGFAIHSRQRAVSAELVEQFRRIPVANVSDCMSRMAAGGARLRPMHDGTLMAGPALTVRCRPGDNLLVHKALDLAAPGDVIVVDAGGDLTNAIIGEIMTSYAATRGIAGIVINGAIRDSGAIRRNAFPVYAAGVTHRGPYKDGPGEINRTVALDGMTIEPGDLILGDEDGLLCVPYDQAQELYQQAAAKHAAEEQTLAQIAAGKLDTSWVDARLRAQGCDPAAA, from the coding sequence ATGATCGGCTTCGCGATTCACTCCCGCCAGCGCGCGGTAAGCGCAGAACTGGTCGAACAATTTCGCCGCATTCCGGTGGCCAATGTCAGCGACTGCATGTCGCGCATGGCGGCCGGGGGCGCCCGGCTGCGGCCCATGCACGATGGCACGCTGATGGCCGGCCCCGCGTTGACGGTGCGGTGCCGGCCGGGCGACAACCTGCTGGTGCACAAGGCGCTGGACCTGGCCGCGCCTGGAGACGTGATCGTGGTGGACGCGGGCGGCGATCTCACCAATGCCATCATCGGCGAGATCATGACCTCGTACGCTGCCACGCGTGGCATCGCAGGCATTGTCATCAACGGCGCCATACGCGATTCCGGCGCCATCAGGCGCAACGCGTTCCCGGTGTATGCCGCCGGGGTCACGCACCGCGGCCCTTACAAAGACGGGCCGGGCGAAATCAATCGCACCGTGGCGCTGGACGGCATGACCATCGAGCCCGGCGACCTGATCCTGGGCGATGAAGACGGCTTGCTGTGCGTGCCCTACGACCAGGCCCAGGAACTGTACCAGCAGGCCGCGGCCAAGCACGCGGCCGAGGAGCAGACCCTGGCGCAGATTGCCGCGGGCAAGCTGGATACGTCGTGGGTGGATGCCCGCCTGCGCGCACAGGGTTGCGACCCGGCCGCCGCCTGA